In Lysobacter firmicutimachus, one genomic interval encodes:
- a CDS encoding DUF5676 family membrane protein, producing MGTQSASPGPAEQRRMPLVAFGLALSLFLAISFVLCVLGYLIFPDLPIAHSVLSTLLPGFDLLTWPDFLLGLAESFAWGGYIAILFVPRYNFFVVRGP from the coding sequence ATGGGCACGCAATCGGCATCGCCGGGTCCGGCGGAGCAGCGGCGAATGCCGCTGGTCGCCTTCGGACTGGCTCTGAGCCTGTTCTTGGCGATTTCCTTCGTCCTTTGCGTGCTGGGCTATCTCATCTTCCCTGACCTGCCGATAGCGCATTCGGTGCTTTCGACTTTGCTGCCGGGATTCGACCTGCTGACCTGGCCGGACTTCCTCCTCGGGCTGGCTGAAAGTTTCGCCTGGGGCGGGTACATCGCTATTTTGTTCGTACCGCGCTACAACTTTTTCGTTGTTCGCGGCCCATGA
- a CDS encoding Ig-like domain-containing protein, protein MSIRLTGFLLSGFLLASGLSPAQAQNVSCTGIAEWNASTIYNAGSKLVYQGRLYQATTSIWNTPPTHCPSCGYYQDLGVCSAGGNQPPTVALTAPANGATFAAGANITVTADAADANGTVAQVQFFRGATSLGIDTTSPYSATWTNATAGSYAITAVATDNAGAATTSEAANITVNTATPDTIAPSVPTGLAATSVSPNSINLSWNASADNAGGSGVAGYDVYRNGTLVGSPAGTTFSSTGLAASTAYTFRVRARDNAGNASAQGTQITATTSAGGGDNTLPRHALVGYWHNFTNPSGPTLPISQVSNDFDVIVVAFGDDAGNGAVSFTVDPGAGTEAQFRADVAAARARGKKVVLSLGGQNGTVTLNNATQVANFVDSMEDLIRYYGFDGVDIDLESGAGVYHGAAVQANLVTAIKQLSTRIGPSFYLSMAPEHPYVQGGFAAYSGIWGAYLPIIDGLRQELDMIHVQYYNNGALYSPYSTSGLPEGSVDMLVGASLMLIEGFRTNNGTGVVFNGLRPDQVALGLPSGPSSANSGQASSTTIANALNCLTRLQSCGAIRPQQAYPTFRGVMTWSINWDRRDGFIFSRPVRATLNTLP, encoded by the coding sequence ATGAGCATCAGATTGACAGGATTCTTGCTGTCCGGCTTTTTGCTGGCGTCCGGACTGTCGCCCGCGCAGGCGCAGAACGTCAGCTGCACGGGAATCGCCGAATGGAACGCGTCGACTATCTATAACGCGGGCAGCAAGCTCGTCTATCAGGGGCGGCTGTACCAGGCGACGACGTCGATTTGGAATACGCCGCCCACGCACTGCCCCAGCTGCGGCTATTATCAGGATTTGGGGGTCTGCAGCGCTGGCGGCAACCAGCCGCCCACGGTCGCGCTGACTGCGCCGGCGAACGGCGCGACCTTCGCTGCGGGCGCCAACATCACCGTTACGGCGGACGCAGCCGACGCCAACGGCACCGTCGCGCAAGTGCAGTTCTTTCGCGGCGCCACTTCGTTGGGCATCGATACCACGTCCCCGTACAGCGCGACATGGACCAATGCGACGGCAGGCAGCTACGCGATCACTGCGGTAGCGACCGACAACGCGGGCGCCGCCACGACTTCCGAAGCGGCCAACATCACCGTCAATACTGCGACGCCCGATACCATCGCACCCAGCGTGCCGACCGGGCTGGCCGCGACGTCGGTGAGCCCGAACAGCATCAACCTGAGCTGGAACGCCTCCGCCGACAACGCGGGCGGCAGCGGGGTCGCCGGCTACGACGTCTACCGCAACGGCACCCTGGTCGGCTCGCCTGCCGGTACGACCTTCAGCAGCACCGGTCTGGCCGCGTCCACGGCCTACACCTTCCGTGTGCGCGCTCGCGACAACGCCGGCAACGCCTCCGCGCAAGGTACGCAGATCACTGCGACCACCAGTGCCGGTGGTGGCGACAACACCCTGCCGCGGCATGCGTTGGTGGGGTACTGGCACAATTTCACCAATCCCTCCGGGCCCACCCTCCCGATCAGCCAAGTCTCCAACGACTTCGACGTCATCGTGGTCGCTTTCGGCGACGACGCGGGCAATGGCGCGGTCAGCTTCACGGTCGATCCGGGCGCGGGCACAGAAGCGCAGTTCAGGGCCGACGTGGCCGCGGCACGTGCGCGCGGCAAGAAGGTCGTGCTGTCGCTGGGCGGCCAGAACGGCACGGTGACCCTGAACAATGCGACGCAGGTCGCCAACTTCGTCGACAGCATGGAGGACCTGATCCGTTACTACGGTTTCGACGGTGTGGACATCGACCTGGAAAGCGGCGCGGGCGTCTACCACGGCGCGGCCGTGCAGGCGAACCTGGTCACGGCCATCAAGCAACTCAGTACGCGCATCGGTCCGTCGTTCTACCTGTCGATGGCGCCCGAGCACCCGTATGTCCAGGGCGGCTTTGCCGCGTACAGCGGAATCTGGGGCGCCTATCTGCCCATCATCGACGGACTGCGCCAGGAGCTGGACATGATCCACGTGCAGTACTACAACAACGGCGCGCTGTATTCGCCGTACAGCACGAGCGGCTTGCCCGAGGGCTCGGTCGACATGCTGGTCGGCGCTAGCCTGATGCTGATCGAGGGGTTCAGGACCAACAACGGCACCGGCGTCGTCTTCAACGGCCTGCGGCCGGACCAGGTGGCGCTGGGATTGCCTTCGGGCCCCTCCTCGGCCAACAGCGGACAGGCGTCGTCGACCACGATCGCCAATGCCCTGAACTGTCTGACGCGGCTGCAAAGTTGCGGAGCCATCCGGCCCCAGCAGGCCTATCCCACCTTCCGCGGCGTCATGACCTGGTCGATCAATTGGGATCGGCGCGATGGCTTCATCTTCTCGAGGCCGGTGCGGGCGACGTTGAACACCTTGCCCTGA
- a CDS encoding zinc-dependent metalloprotease family protein, which produces MAGIDFSLSNGNWAPEIVLPDAAPDGSLITIGSSAVWGSSITNGAEAMPVGQGDLFAFVREEGGWTYITDPESLDCKGSECALPSNLRRIKFLLSNGNWAQDIVLPGAAAEGASITIQSSAGWSSTISNGASDVAISQGDTFQFVRSGAAWVSPVSKVEKTLLQFGCTDGSASCSLPTMSSPVTKVAVGNSNWSSTVRLPATARPGDVVVIRNDASNSVGVVAGDATLETLATGSVGRYFRDGDGGWTSAYPVKVLLVYSSQAADAAGGASEEELRLARLLDFTNTALENSAANFYLVAAETIQYDLAATTLAAAYEEGIGQLKNGASDLALYRATYQADMVVYEGALGTSDGCGRAFTSPAYASDYMYPEWIQDSKESMLAVISLHAWCDDFVMPHEVGHLAGLMHEGTANTYPARIYAKGASNVGDLMGKRGAGVEVIPYFSNPRLYTSTGLRMGEPGLVDSVRAMNENAPTISNFYP; this is translated from the coding sequence ATGGCGGGCATCGATTTCTCGCTAAGCAATGGAAACTGGGCGCCCGAAATCGTCCTGCCGGATGCCGCGCCCGATGGCTCGCTGATCACCATCGGCTCGAGCGCGGTATGGGGATCGAGCATTACCAATGGCGCAGAAGCAATGCCGGTCGGCCAAGGCGACCTCTTCGCCTTTGTGCGCGAAGAAGGCGGCTGGACCTATATAACCGATCCAGAATCCCTCGACTGCAAAGGAAGCGAATGTGCGCTTCCATCGAATCTGAGAAGGATCAAGTTTCTGCTGAGCAACGGCAACTGGGCTCAGGACATTGTTCTTCCCGGCGCTGCGGCGGAGGGTGCGTCCATCACGATCCAGTCAAGCGCGGGCTGGTCTTCGACTATCAGTAATGGAGCCAGCGACGTTGCAATCAGCCAAGGCGACACCTTCCAGTTCGTTCGTTCGGGTGCTGCTTGGGTCAGCCCGGTAAGCAAGGTTGAGAAGACGCTTCTGCAATTCGGCTGCACAGATGGATCGGCTTCCTGCAGCCTGCCCACCATGAGCTCGCCTGTGACGAAAGTTGCCGTCGGCAATTCGAACTGGAGCAGTACGGTTCGCCTGCCTGCCACCGCTCGGCCTGGCGACGTGGTGGTGATCCGGAATGATGCCAGCAATTCGGTTGGGGTGGTCGCTGGCGACGCTACGTTGGAGACGCTTGCGACGGGCAGCGTCGGTCGATACTTTCGCGACGGGGATGGCGGTTGGACGAGCGCATACCCAGTAAAGGTTCTTCTGGTTTACAGCTCGCAGGCAGCCGATGCCGCCGGCGGTGCGTCCGAAGAAGAGCTCCGGCTGGCTCGCTTGTTGGACTTCACCAATACCGCGCTAGAGAACTCCGCAGCAAACTTCTATCTGGTCGCCGCGGAGACGATCCAATACGACCTTGCCGCCACCACGTTGGCCGCTGCATACGAGGAAGGCATCGGCCAACTCAAGAACGGCGCCAGTGACCTCGCCCTCTACCGGGCCACCTATCAGGCAGACATGGTGGTCTATGAAGGCGCTCTGGGCACATCCGATGGATGTGGGCGCGCCTTCACCAGTCCGGCCTATGCGAGCGATTATATGTATCCGGAATGGATCCAAGACAGCAAAGAGTCGATGCTTGCCGTGATCAGCCTTCATGCATGGTGCGACGACTTTGTCATGCCGCATGAGGTTGGTCATCTGGCCGGTTTGATGCATGAAGGAACAGCCAACACATATCCTGCAAGAATCTATGCCAAGGGAGCATCCAATGTAGGCGACTTGATGGGAAAGAGGGGGGCCGGAGTTGAGGTCATTCCCTACTTTTCCAACCCGCGTCTGTATACGTCAACAGGCTTGCGCATGGGGGAGCCTGGGTTGGTCGACTCCGTGAGGGCCATGAATGAGAATGCCCCCACGATTTCGAATTTCTATCCATGA
- a CDS encoding hybrid sensor histidine kinase/response regulator, with product MPGPDRNASDVSAAGHPSRSLVASALWPMAVRIGLVVIAASTLTHWHFTRILRQGAESTLTHYVQERAQREGLWFDFIVRRQIQMRDGYATQYRALASNREGLAAGAAEFDKWFVVRSDGRATIRPLYFTGTTEGNGAGQRIHGISGIIDRGVRLTDEVKLRHALAANAIWSNGPSLVSESTTPSHTPFLALYFLTPEQGDVQYFPEIMWDPYAKNEGFRYDGHSHYDLGLPAHNPERRTRWTSAYVEETSGIRLVTSVTPVDVDGRYLGHFATDIEIDTLDARIRRSGIAGATDFIIGHDGSLIAHGGLTAAKRPKRTSPDVAPIDEASLQNLYRLARLAPTGGVMDDQAGDRLLATAPIGATGWKLVTVYPKPLLAAPAREIALIVLLIGIASLGIELLALRRVLKDRVSAPIRSFIAATSHIAAGERSIDAARELPVARRDEIGALARSFARMVERLREAADQLEHRVVERTSELRQANQALDEARHEAVLANESKSRFLANMSHEVRTPLNGVLGLTELLQQSPLSDEQRRWLAMLKDSGESLLRLLNDMLDVSKIESGHMSLLSAPFSLRGLVDSSTQLMAAYAQRKGLSLHREIEPGIADDLLGDEFRVRQILLNLLSNAIKFTAQGEVRLVVALDAPEPEHGIALRFSVYDTGIGLPPERIERLFEAFVQADSGIGRTYGGTGLGLTICSHLAGMMDGRIWAENRPQGGSVFHVSCRFDRATRPATDRTIDSEPLRPAGRARRILIVEDNGVNRVIAKGILAARGHTVEEAADGREGLDAMLAHAFDVVLMDIRMPVMDGLEATRRIRSIERANQEPRRRIVALTASAMNGDREACLAAGIDDFICKPFTSEELLAAVEETELARQA from the coding sequence ATGCCGGGCCCGGACCGCAACGCCTCCGACGTATCCGCTGCCGGCCACCCGAGCCGGTCGCTGGTGGCTTCGGCCTTGTGGCCGATGGCGGTGCGCATCGGATTGGTGGTGATCGCCGCCAGCACCCTGACCCACTGGCACTTCACCCGGATACTTCGACAAGGCGCAGAAAGCACCCTGACGCACTACGTGCAGGAGCGTGCCCAGCGCGAAGGCCTCTGGTTCGACTTCATCGTCCGCCGGCAGATCCAGATGCGCGACGGCTACGCGACCCAGTACCGCGCCCTCGCCTCGAACCGCGAAGGCTTGGCCGCCGGTGCCGCCGAATTCGACAAGTGGTTCGTCGTACGAAGCGACGGTCGAGCCACGATCCGCCCCCTCTACTTCACCGGCACGACGGAGGGCAACGGCGCCGGGCAGCGCATCCACGGCATATCCGGCATCATCGATCGCGGTGTTCGCTTGACCGACGAGGTCAAGCTTCGGCATGCGCTGGCCGCCAACGCGATCTGGAGCAACGGCCCTTCGCTCGTCAGCGAATCCACCACTCCGAGCCATACGCCGTTCCTGGCGCTGTACTTCCTGACGCCGGAACAGGGCGACGTCCAGTACTTCCCGGAGATCATGTGGGACCCGTACGCCAAGAACGAGGGCTTCCGCTACGACGGCCACAGCCACTACGACCTGGGACTGCCCGCACATAATCCGGAACGGCGCACCCGTTGGACGTCCGCTTACGTCGAAGAGACCTCCGGCATCCGGCTCGTCACCTCCGTCACTCCGGTGGATGTCGACGGCCGCTACCTCGGCCATTTCGCCACCGACATCGAAATAGATACGCTGGACGCACGGATCAGACGCTCCGGCATTGCCGGCGCAACGGACTTTATCATCGGCCATGACGGTTCGCTGATCGCACACGGTGGACTGACGGCCGCGAAACGGCCGAAGCGCACGTCGCCCGATGTCGCCCCCATCGACGAGGCTTCACTGCAGAATCTTTATCGCCTGGCCCGTCTCGCCCCGACGGGGGGGGTGATGGACGATCAGGCCGGCGATCGACTGCTGGCGACAGCCCCCATCGGCGCCACCGGCTGGAAGCTGGTTACCGTCTACCCGAAGCCGCTGTTGGCCGCGCCCGCCCGGGAGATCGCGCTGATCGTGTTGCTCATCGGGATAGCGTCTCTCGGCATCGAACTGCTGGCGCTCCGCCGGGTCCTGAAAGATCGCGTGTCCGCTCCGATACGTTCGTTCATCGCGGCAACCTCCCATATCGCCGCGGGCGAACGATCCATCGACGCCGCTCGCGAGCTGCCTGTCGCCCGCCGCGACGAGATAGGCGCACTCGCCCGATCATTCGCACGCATGGTCGAACGATTGCGGGAAGCGGCCGATCAACTGGAACATCGCGTGGTCGAGCGCACAAGCGAACTGCGGCAGGCGAACCAGGCCCTGGACGAGGCCAGGCATGAGGCCGTGCTAGCCAACGAGTCCAAAAGCCGCTTCCTGGCCAATATGAGCCATGAGGTGCGGACGCCGTTGAACGGAGTGCTGGGCCTGACCGAACTGTTGCAGCAAAGCCCGCTTTCGGACGAGCAGCGGCGATGGCTCGCGATGCTGAAGGACTCCGGCGAGTCGTTGCTGCGCCTGCTCAACGACATGCTAGACGTGTCCAAGATCGAATCCGGCCATATGTCCCTGCTGTCGGCGCCGTTCAGCCTGCGCGGGCTGGTCGACTCATCCACGCAGTTGATGGCCGCCTACGCACAGCGCAAGGGACTGTCGCTGCACCGCGAGATCGAGCCCGGCATTGCGGACGATCTGCTCGGCGACGAGTTCCGGGTCCGGCAGATTCTGCTGAACCTGCTCAGCAATGCGATCAAGTTCACCGCGCAAGGCGAGGTGCGGCTGGTGGTGGCGTTGGACGCGCCTGAGCCGGAGCACGGCATCGCACTGCGGTTTTCCGTCTACGACACCGGCATCGGCCTGCCGCCCGAACGCATCGAGCGACTGTTCGAGGCCTTCGTCCAGGCCGACAGCGGCATCGGCCGGACCTACGGCGGCACCGGACTGGGCCTGACCATCTGCAGCCACCTGGCCGGCATGATGGACGGACGCATCTGGGCAGAGAACCGTCCGCAAGGCGGCAGCGTGTTCCACGTCAGCTGCCGGTTCGACCGCGCCACCCGGCCGGCGACGGATCGCACGATCGACAGCGAACCGCTGCGGCCGGCCGGCCGCGCACGGCGGATTCTGATCGTCGAAGACAACGGCGTGAATCGGGTGATCGCCAAGGGCATCCTCGCCGCCCGCGGGCACACCGTCGAAGAAGCGGCCGACGGTCGCGAAGGGCTCGACGCAATGCTGGCCCACGCCTTCGACGTCGTACTCATGGACATCCGCATGCCGGTGATGGACGGCCTGGAAGCGACCCGGCGCATCCGCAGCATCGAACGAGCCAACCAGGAACCCAGGCGCCGGATCGTGGCGCTGACCGCAAGCGCCATGAACGGCGACCGCGAAGCCTGCCTGGCCGCCGGCATCGACGACTTCATCTGCAAGCCGTTCACCAGCGAAGAGCTGCTCGCGGCCGTGGAGGAGACGGAGCTTGCGCGCCAGGCATGA
- a CDS encoding catalase, with the protein MLLAAAIPVYAAPAAGALTKDNGAPVGDNQNSQTAGPDGPVLLQDVHLIQKLQRFDRERVPERVVHARGSGAHGKFVATGELSRYSRAKVFASGADTPVFVRFSTVIHGNHSPETLRDPRGFATKFYTAEGNWDLVGNNLPVFFIRDAMKFPDMVHSLKPAPDSNLQDPNRFFDFFSHVPEATHMLTRVYSDYGIPANYRQMDGNGVHAYKLVDQDGNYVYAKFRWDSRQGEANLSAAEASKLQANDFNHASRDLIAAIDRGQYPQWDLYVQILKPEQLDDFDFDPLDATKVWPGVPEVKAGTMTLNRNPKNVFQETEQSAFAPANLVPGIEPSEDRLLQGRVFSYSDTQLYRVGTNVMQLPINAPKNTVVSNNQDGTLNAGARTGSVNYEPSRSEPKPEQAGQRASALPLKGSTQQARIAKTLNFRQAGEFYRSLPPAQRNNLIANLAGDLGQVRSDEVRYTMLAHFYKADPEYGERIARALNADRAKVERTAAGIRE; encoded by the coding sequence ATGCTGCTCGCTGCGGCCATTCCGGTTTACGCTGCGCCCGCGGCCGGCGCGCTGACCAAGGATAACGGCGCGCCGGTAGGCGACAATCAGAATTCGCAGACGGCCGGTCCCGACGGGCCGGTGCTGCTGCAAGACGTGCATTTGATCCAGAAGCTGCAGCGTTTCGACCGCGAACGCGTGCCGGAGCGGGTGGTGCATGCCCGCGGGTCGGGCGCGCACGGCAAGTTCGTCGCGACCGGCGAGCTGAGCCGCTACAGCCGGGCGAAAGTCTTCGCCAGCGGTGCCGACACGCCGGTGTTCGTGCGATTCTCGACCGTCATCCACGGCAACCATTCTCCGGAAACCCTGCGCGACCCGCGCGGTTTCGCCACCAAGTTCTACACCGCAGAGGGCAATTGGGACCTGGTCGGCAATAACCTGCCTGTGTTCTTCATCCGCGATGCGATGAAGTTCCCGGACATGGTGCACTCGCTGAAGCCGGCCCCGGACTCCAATCTGCAGGACCCGAACCGCTTCTTCGATTTCTTCTCGCACGTGCCCGAGGCGACCCACATGCTGACGCGGGTCTACTCCGACTACGGTATTCCCGCGAACTACCGACAGATGGACGGCAACGGTGTGCACGCCTACAAGCTGGTCGATCAGGACGGCAACTACGTCTATGCCAAGTTCCGCTGGGACAGCCGCCAGGGCGAAGCGAACCTCTCGGCGGCCGAAGCCTCCAAGCTGCAGGCCAACGATTTCAACCACGCCTCGCGGGATCTGATCGCGGCGATCGACCGCGGTCAGTACCCGCAGTGGGATCTGTACGTGCAGATCCTCAAGCCCGAACAGCTCGACGACTTCGATTTCGACCCGCTCGACGCGACCAAGGTGTGGCCCGGCGTGCCGGAAGTCAAAGCCGGGACCATGACCCTGAATCGCAATCCGAAGAACGTGTTCCAGGAGACCGAGCAAAGCGCCTTCGCCCCGGCCAACCTGGTCCCGGGCATCGAGCCCTCCGAAGACCGTTTGCTGCAGGGGCGTGTGTTCTCCTATTCCGACACTCAGCTGTACCGCGTCGGCACGAACGTGATGCAACTGCCGATCAACGCGCCGAAGAACACGGTCGTCAGCAACAACCAGGATGGCACGCTGAACGCCGGCGCGAGGACGGGATCGGTCAATTACGAGCCGTCCCGCAGCGAACCGAAGCCGGAGCAGGCCGGACAGCGGGCCAGCGCTCTGCCGCTGAAGGGAAGCACCCAGCAGGCGCGGATCGCCAAGACCCTGAACTTCCGCCAGGCCGGCGAGTTCTACCGGTCGTTGCCGCCGGCGCAGCGCAATAACCTCATCGCCAATCTGGCCGGCGATCTCGGCCAGGTGCGCAGCGACGAAGTCCGCTACACCATGCTCGCGCACTTCTACAAGGCCGATCCCGAGTACGGCGAGCGCATCGCCCGCGCGCTGAACGCCGACCGCGCTAAGGTCGAGCGTACGGCCGCCGGCATTCGCGAGTGA
- a CDS encoding ankyrin repeat domain-containing protein — MKLTPFLAMFLAALPSVSLFAGGNGTNGHAATIAAQGTEAQARLFAAARDGNLTELRAALAQGAAASERDDRGNTALILAAYYGHAPLVDALLLAGADPNAGDGVRGNTALMGAIFKGDEATAKRIIDAPGADVNAKNKAGQTAAMFAALFGRSAMLDALSARGADLDAMDAGGYTAENLALQQGNQALAQRIAELRAGAAPASAETPSAK; from the coding sequence ATGAAGCTGACTCCTTTCTTGGCCATGTTTCTGGCCGCCCTTCCATCGGTGTCCCTGTTCGCCGGTGGCAACGGAACGAATGGACATGCAGCGACGATCGCGGCCCAGGGCACGGAAGCCCAGGCCCGGCTCTTCGCCGCTGCCAGAGACGGCAATCTGACTGAGTTGCGCGCGGCGCTGGCCCAGGGGGCGGCGGCGTCCGAGCGCGACGATCGCGGCAATACGGCGTTGATCCTGGCCGCTTACTACGGCCATGCGCCGTTGGTCGATGCACTGTTGCTGGCCGGCGCCGACCCCAACGCAGGCGACGGCGTACGCGGCAACACGGCGTTGATGGGGGCGATATTCAAGGGCGATGAAGCCACCGCCAAGCGCATCATCGACGCTCCGGGGGCCGATGTGAACGCCAAGAACAAGGCCGGCCAAACCGCGGCGATGTTCGCTGCGCTGTTCGGCCGTTCGGCGATGCTCGACGCCCTGTCCGCGCGCGGCGCCGACCTGGATGCGATGGATGCCGGCGGCTACACGGCGGAGAATCTGGCTTTGCAGCAAGGCAACCAGGCCCTCGCACAACGCATCGCCGAACTTCGAGCCGGCGCGGCTCCTGCCTCAGCAGAGACGCCCAGCGCGAAGTAG
- a CDS encoding SgcJ/EcaC family oxidoreductase, whose product MKIAIPAVALAGLLSTAPMPAVSKAQQPMSCARVNEQQVAALFDRWNASLGTGDPDKVAANYAPDGVLLATVSNRPRKTPADIREYFVKFLKAKPVGKIDSRTVKIGCNIAQDVGTYTFRFADGKTVHARYTYVYEWNGEKWLIAHHHSSAMPEPVADAERAAPSGEPGKRAGNASKR is encoded by the coding sequence ATGAAGATTGCGATACCCGCCGTTGCCCTGGCTGGCCTGTTATCGACGGCGCCGATGCCGGCCGTCTCGAAGGCGCAACAGCCGATGTCCTGCGCTCGGGTCAACGAGCAACAAGTGGCAGCGCTGTTCGATCGTTGGAACGCTTCGCTCGGTACCGGCGACCCCGATAAAGTAGCGGCGAACTACGCTCCAGACGGCGTGTTGTTGGCGACGGTCTCAAACCGTCCGCGCAAGACCCCGGCCGATATCCGCGAGTACTTCGTCAAGTTCCTCAAGGCCAAGCCGGTCGGCAAGATCGACAGCCGGACCGTGAAGATCGGCTGCAACATCGCCCAGGACGTCGGGACCTACACGTTCCGGTTCGCCGACGGCAAAACCGTGCACGCCCGTTACACCTACGTCTACGAATGGAACGGCGAAAAATGGCTGATCGCGCACCATCATTCCTCGGCGATGCCGGAGCCCGTGGCTGATGCGGAACGAGCGGCACCGTCCGGCGAGCCGGGCAAGCGCGCCGGGAACGCCTCCAAGCGTTGA
- a CDS encoding S8 family serine peptidase, translating to MRPALREPRSAPRSFRFACWPDAGGTFADIADAITWSSGRDVPGVPVNQNPVEVVNMSLGGGGACPRVLQDAIDGAVGRGTTVVVAAGNDAMDAAEFQPASCANVIAVAATNEDGSAAWFTNFGASVDVAAPGTDIYSTLNTGLTTPGVASYAASSGTSMAAPHVGGVVALAQSVADVPRTPAQIEALIKDNATRFAVVPDDAIGSGIVNAEAVVNAVAPQRQWYLYRNTLLSLDGAGKAVCVTPLGRPAECYQLPRTDREYLRQLLATATAAGRTLACGSQTYVDAWGAVTSDRNHWCNAFPRERPALQPL from the coding sequence ATGCGGCCGGCGTTGCGGGAACCGCGTTCGGCGCCCAGATCGTTCCGGTTCGCGTGTTGGCCCGATGCGGGGGGCACGTTCGCGGATATCGCCGACGCGATCACCTGGTCGTCGGGCAGGGACGTTCCCGGCGTTCCCGTCAACCAGAATCCGGTCGAAGTGGTCAACATGAGCCTCGGTGGCGGCGGTGCATGCCCTCGCGTCTTGCAAGATGCTATCGATGGCGCAGTCGGGCGCGGCACTACCGTCGTGGTTGCGGCCGGAAACGATGCCATGGATGCCGCCGAGTTCCAGCCGGCCAGTTGCGCGAACGTCATCGCGGTCGCGGCCACGAACGAGGACGGTTCGGCTGCTTGGTTCACCAACTTCGGCGCCAGCGTCGATGTGGCGGCACCGGGCACCGATATCTATTCGACGCTCAATACCGGCCTCACCACGCCGGGAGTCGCATCCTACGCCGCTTCCAGCGGCACCTCGATGGCGGCGCCTCATGTGGGCGGCGTAGTGGCCTTGGCCCAATCGGTCGCCGATGTTCCCCGGACGCCGGCGCAGATCGAAGCCCTGATCAAGGACAACGCGACGCGCTTCGCGGTAGTGCCGGACGATGCCATCGGCTCGGGCATCGTCAACGCCGAGGCGGTCGTCAATGCGGTCGCGCCCCAGCGGCAGTGGTATCTCTATCGCAACACGCTGCTGTCCCTCGATGGCGCCGGTAAGGCCGTCTGCGTCACGCCCCTGGGCCGCCCTGCGGAGTGTTACCAGCTGCCCCGCACCGATCGCGAGTATCTGCGCCAGTTGCTTGCCACCGCCACGGCCGCGGGGCGCACGTTGGCGTGCGGCAGTCAGACCTACGTCGACGCCTGGGGCGCCGTCACCTCGGATCGGAACCACTGGTGCAACGCGTTCCCGCGCGAACGACCGGCGCTGCAACCGCTGTGA